The following are encoded together in the Prionailurus viverrinus isolate Anna chromosome B3, UM_Priviv_1.0, whole genome shotgun sequence genome:
- the LOC125167560 gene encoding cytosolic phospholipase A2 beta isoform X2, with product MAEAALDAVRRELREFPAAARELSVPLAVPYLDEPPTPLHFYRDWVCPNRPCIIRNALQHWPALQKWSFPYLRATVGSIEVSVAVTPDGYADAVRGDRFMMPAERRLPLSYVLDVLEGQTQHPGVLYVQKQCSNLLTELPQLLSDLESHVPWASEALGKMPDAVNFWLGDVAAVTSLHKDHYENLYCVVSGEKHFLLHPPSDRPFIPYELYTPATYHLTEEGSFNVVDEEAMEKAKVPGTCLLTIRVLQACGLPSKDLVTPSDCYVSLWLPTASSHRLQTRTVKNSRNPIWNQSFRFRIHSQLKNVVQLQVFDQDLLTNDDPVLSVLFDVGTLRAGEFRRESFSLSAQGEERLEVEFRLQRLTDCAEQLVTNGILVARELSCLHVQLEEAGDRKESGGRVQLMVPGSCEGPQEAAVGAGSFCFHCPACWEQELDIHLQDTPQEHLKVPLRALPSGQVVRLVFPTSQEPLMRVELRKEDGPRELAVRLGCGPCAEEQAFLSKRKQVVAKALKQVLQLDEDLQEDEIPVVAVMATGGGIRAMVSLYGHLAGLKELGLLDCISYITGASGSTWALANLYEDPEWSQKDLAGPTESLKTQVTKSKLGVLAPSQLQQYRQELAERARLGHPPCFTNLWALISEALLHDEPHDHTLSDQREALSQGQNPLPIYCALNTKEKNLTTFEFAEWCEFSPYEVGFPKYGAFIPSELFGSEFFMGRLTKRLPESRICFLKGIWSNLYAASLQDSLYWASDPSQFWDRWAQDQANLDKEQVPLLKIEEPPTGTGKIVEFFTDLLTRRPLAQATHNFLRGLQFHKDYFQQPYFSTWKATKLDGHPNQLTPAEPHLCLLDVGYLINTSFPPLLRPTRDVDLILSLDYNLQGAFQQLQLLGRLCQEQGIPFPPISPSPEEQRQPPECCLFSDPDRPDAPAVLHFPLVDASFREYSAPGIQRTPEEKGAGEVNLSSSNSPYHYSKLTYSPEDMDKLLHLTHYNICNNQEQLLEALRGAVQRKRRQHRP from the exons AGCTCAGTGTGCCTCTTGCTGTGCCTTACCTGGATGAGCCCCCCACTCCACTCCACTTCTATCGGGACTGGGTCTGCCCCAATAGGCCTTGCATCATCCGCAACGCCCTGCAGCACTGGCCAGCTTTGCAGAAGTGGTCCTTCCCATATCTCAG AGCCACAGTGGGCTCCATAGAGGTGAGTGTGGCTGTGACCCCTGATGGTTATGCGGATGCCGTACGAGGGGATCGCTTTATGATGCCTGCTGAGCGTCGCCTGCCCCTGAGCTACGTGCTGGATGTGCTAGAGGGCCAGACCCAGCACCCAGGAGTCCTCTACGTGCAGAAGCAGTGCTCCAACCTGCTCACCGAGCTGCCCCAGCTACTGTCTGATCTAGAGTCCCACGTGCCCTGGGCCTCCGAGGCACTGG GAAAGATGCCTGATGCTGTAAACTTCTGGCTGGGGGATGTGGCTGCAGTGACATCCT TACATAAGGACCACTATGAGAACCTCTACTGCGTGGTCTCTGGAGAGAAACACTTCCTGCTACATCCACCCAGTGACCGGCCCTTCATCCCCTATG AGCTATACACACCAGCAACCTACCACCTCACTGAAGAGGGTTCCTTTAACGTGGTGGATGAAGAGGCCATGGAGAAG GCAAAGGTGCCTGGGACCTGCCTGCTCACCATTCGTGTCCTGCAGGCCTGTGGCCTGCCCTCGAAGGACCTAG TAACCCCCTCTGACTGCTATGTGAGTCTGTGGCTGCCCACGGCCTCTAGCCATAGGCTGCAGACACGCACGGTCAAGAACAGCAGAAACCCCATCTGGAATCAGAGCTTTCGCTTTCGAATCCACAGCCAGCTCAAG AATGTGGTGCAGCTGCAAGTCTTTGACCAGGACCTTCTGACCAATGATGACCCCGTGTTGTCGGTGCTATTTGACGTGGGGACTTTGCGGGCTGGGGAGTTCCGCAGAGAGAGCTTCTCACTGAGCGCTCAG ggTGAGGAGCGGCTAGAAGTTGAATTTCGGCTACAGAGACT GACAGACTGTGCTGAGCAGCTTGTCACCAATGGCATTCTGGTG GCCCGGGAGCTCTCTTGCTTGCATGTTCaactggaggaggcaggggaccGGAAGG AGTCCGGGGGAAGAGTTCagctcatggttcctgggtcCTGTGAGGGTCCGCAGGAGGCCGCTGTGGGTGCTGGCTCCTTCTGCTTCCATTGCCCGGCCTGCTGGGAGCAGGAGCTGGATATTCATCTGCAG GATACCCCCCAAGAGCACCTGAAGGTGCCCCTGAGGGCCTTGCCCTCTGGGCAGGTGGTGAGGCTTGTCTTCCCTACGTCCCAG GAACCCCTGATGAGGGTGGAGCTGAGAAAAGAAGACGG aCCCAGGGAGCTGGCTGTGCGGCTAGGCTGCGGGCCCTGTGCCGAGGAGCAGGCCTTTCTGAGCAAGAGGAAGCAGGTGGTGGCCAAGGCCCTGAAGCAGGTCCTGCAACTGGATGAAGACTTACAGGAAGATGAG ATCCCCGTGGTAGCTGTTATGGCCACTGGTGGTGGGATCCGGGCGATGGTTTCCCTGTATGGGCATCTGGCTGGCCTGAAGGAGCTGGGTCTCTTGGATTGCATCTCCTACATCACAGGGGCCTCTGGCTCTACCTG GGCTTTGGCCAACCTCTACGAGGACCCAGAATGGTCTCAGAAGGACCTGGCAGGGCCCACCGAGTCACTGAAAACACAGGTGACCAAGAGCAAGTTGGGCGTGCTTGCTCCCAGCCAGCTGCAGCAGTACCGGCAGGAGCTGGCCGAGCGTGCCCGCCTGGGCCACCCGCCCTGCTTCACCAACCTGTGGGCCCTCATTAGTGAGGCCCTGCTGCACGATGAG CCCCATGACCATACTCTCTCAGACCAGAGAGAGGCCCTGAGTCAAGGCCAGAACCCTCTGCCCATTTACTGTGCCCTTAACACCAAGGAGAAGAACCTGACCACCTTTGAATTTGCTG AGTGGTGTGAGTTCTCCCCCTATGAGGTTGGCTTTCCCAAGTACGGTGCCTTCATCCCCTCTGAGCTCTTTGGCTCTGAGttcttcatggggcgcctgacCAAGCGGCTTCCTGAGTCCCGAATCTGCTTCCTGAAAG GTATCTGGAGCAATCTGTATGCAGCCAGCCTCCAGGACAGCTTATACTGGGCCTCAGACCCCAGCCAGTTCTGGGACCGCTGGGCACAGGATCAGGCCAATTTGG ACAAGGAGCAGGTTCCTCTTCTGAAGATAGAAGAGCCTCCCACGGGGACCGGCAAGATTGTTGAGTTTTTTACTGACCTTCTGACACGGCGCCCCCTGGCCCAGGCCACACATAATTTCCTGCGTGGTCTTCAGTTCCACAAAGACTATTTCCAACAGCCTTACTTCTCCACCTGGAAAg CCACCAAACTGGATGGGCACCCCAACCAGCTGACACCTGCAGAGCCCCATCTTTGCCTGCTGGATGTTGGCTACCTTATCAACACCAGTTTCCCACCCCTTCTGCGGCCCACAAGGGATGTGGACCTCATCCTGTCACTGGATTACAACCTCCAAGGAGCCTTTCAG CAACTGCAGCTCCTGGGCCGGCTCTGCCAGGAGCAGGGCATCCCTTTCCCGCCCATCTCCCCCAGCCCAGAGGAGCAGCGCCAGCCTCCGGAGTGCTGCTTGTTTTCTGATCCAGACCGCCCCGATGCCCCAGCGGTGCTGCACTTCCCTCTGGTGGATGCCTCCTTCCGGGAGTACTCTGCCCCTG GCATCCAACGGACACCTGAGGAGAAGGGGGCCGGAGAGGTGAACCTGTCTTCATCCAACTCTCCCTACCACTACTCGAAATTGACCTACAGCCCAGAGGACATGGACAAGCTGCTCCACCTGACACATTACAACATCTGCAACAACCAGGAGCAGCTGCTGGAGGCCCTGCGTGGAGCTGTGCAACGGAAGCGTCGGCAGCACCGGCCGTAG
- the LOC125167560 gene encoding bifunctional peptidase and (3S)-lysyl hydroxylase JMJD7 isoform X1, whose product MAEAALDAVRRELREFPAAARELSVPLAVPYLDEPPTPLHFYRDWVCPNRPCIIRNALQHWPALQKWSFPYLRATVGSIEVSVAVTPDGYADAVRGDRFMMPAERRLPLSYVLDVLEGQTQHPGVLYVQKQCSNLLTELPQLLSDLESHVPWASEALGKMPDAVNFWLGDVAAVTSLHKDHYENLYCVVSGEKHFLLHPPSDRPFIPYELYTPATYHLTEEGSFNVVDEEAMEKVPWIPLDPLAPDLARYPSYGQARALCCTVQAGEMLYLPALWFHHVQQSHGCIAVNYWYDMEYDLKYSYFQLLDSLTKASGLD is encoded by the exons AGCTCAGTGTGCCTCTTGCTGTGCCTTACCTGGATGAGCCCCCCACTCCACTCCACTTCTATCGGGACTGGGTCTGCCCCAATAGGCCTTGCATCATCCGCAACGCCCTGCAGCACTGGCCAGCTTTGCAGAAGTGGTCCTTCCCATATCTCAG AGCCACAGTGGGCTCCATAGAGGTGAGTGTGGCTGTGACCCCTGATGGTTATGCGGATGCCGTACGAGGGGATCGCTTTATGATGCCTGCTGAGCGTCGCCTGCCCCTGAGCTACGTGCTGGATGTGCTAGAGGGCCAGACCCAGCACCCAGGAGTCCTCTACGTGCAGAAGCAGTGCTCCAACCTGCTCACCGAGCTGCCCCAGCTACTGTCTGATCTAGAGTCCCACGTGCCCTGGGCCTCCGAGGCACTGG GAAAGATGCCTGATGCTGTAAACTTCTGGCTGGGGGATGTGGCTGCAGTGACATCCT TACATAAGGACCACTATGAGAACCTCTACTGCGTGGTCTCTGGAGAGAAACACTTCCTGCTACATCCACCCAGTGACCGGCCCTTCATCCCCTATG AGCTATACACACCAGCAACCTACCACCTCACTGAAGAGGGTTCCTTTAACGTGGTGGATGAAGAGGCCATGGAGAAG GTACCCTGGATCCCCCTGGACCCATTGGCTCCAGATCTGGCCCGGTACCCCAGTTACGGTCAGGCCCGGGCCCTTTGCTGCACCGTACAGGCCGGTGAGATGCTCTATCTGCCGGCCCTGTGGTTCCACCACGTCCAGCAGTCCCATGGCTGCATTGCTG TGAACTACTGGTATGACATGGAGTATGACCTTAAGTACAGTTACTTCCAGCTGCTTGACTCCCTCACTAAGGCCTCAGGCCTCGACTGA